The Schistocerca nitens isolate TAMUIC-IGC-003100 chromosome 2, iqSchNite1.1, whole genome shotgun sequence nucleotide sequence tgcgtgctgtcACCCCGCGACCAGACGCCGAACTACAACACATGCCCGGAGCTCTCTGCCGTTATACGTGACATGGCCTTGCAGGACACATGGACCTGCCTCCATGGAGACGCGCCGGGGTTCACGTACTTTACGGCAACGTCAGCGAGCCGCCTGGACCGCATATATACGTCGCGCGAGCTTCGTCTCCGTCTTCAGCAGTCGGAACTCTGGCCGACGATCTTTTCAGATCATTTGGCGTATATCTGCACCATCACTCTGGCGCGCCAGTCAACCTATCGCGGTAGAGGATTGTGGAAATTGAATGTCGCTGTTCTGCAGGAACGTGATTGCCGTGTACAAGTCACCGACACCTGGACGAAATGCTTACGTCGCACACACGCCTATCCGTCGGTGCTCCTCTGGTGGATACATTGCGCCAAACCGGCTATGAGGAGGACACTAATGAACTACTCCCGCGATCGGATGCAATGGTACAATACCACGGTTGAATTTTACTTTAGTGTCCTCCGTGACATGTACAACCGTCCCGCACAACGACCGGTTAGTCTTGTAGAAATCAACCGCGTCAAAGCCAAACTGTTGCATCTCATGCGCCACAAGATGGAAGGCACCGTCATTCGAGCACGACTGGGATATGAGGTCGCGCACGAACGACCCTCATTGCACCACGTGGTAGGGGAAAAGCGGCAGTATACACGGAAACTCATCACGGCACTTCGGACGGTGGACGGCCAGCGGTTAACCACACAGGCCGAGATTAAAAAAGGGTTCGTGGATTATTATGCCCGTCTGTACTCGCAGAAGACACCAGATCGAGAGGCCCTTAATGACATACTCATGGCACTGCCGCGCCGTCTCGATCGCGCCACTGTCGATGCACTGCAGGAAGATGTGACGGAAGAGGAAGTGGCGACGGCCTTGGCAAAGGGTCGCAAGAATAAATCGCCTGGACCCGATGGACTGCCTATAGAATTCTACAGAGAATTTCAAAGTATCTTAACGCCGATGTTGCGACAGTTGTGCCAGGAGCTACTGAATCCTGAAGTGGCAGTCCCTCGCGAATTTACGCAGGGAATCATCATTCCAGTCCCGAAGACATCGTCCGGATACTCTGTGCATCAGTTCCGGCCGATAACACTGCTTAACAGTGATTACAAACTCTTTGCACGACTCCTGGCCCTTCGCTTCCGGTCGGCCCTTACACAGTTAACGGGAAAAGACCAGACTGGAGTCGGGTACAATCGCGCTATTCATATGGCGTTGTGTGATTACCGTGACCTGATAGCCATTGCAGATGCGTGTAGAATGCAAGGTGCCATGCTTGCGGTCGACTTAGAAAAAGCCTTTGATGCAGTCGGCCATGACTTTCTCCGCGAAACAATGACGGCGATGTGTGTTCCACAACGGCTCATTGCGTCTGTCTTGCGGCTTCTACATGGATCAGAGTCGATGGTCTTAGTAAACGGACTTTTGGCAGGACCCGTACAGATACACTGCTCTGTCAGACAGGGGTGTCCTCTCTCCATGAGCTTATTTGCCCTCGCGATTGAGCCGCTGTTGGTTCAACTCCACACAACGCTACGGGGCGTCATTGTGCGAGATGATAAATTTGTGTACCGGGCTTACGCGGATGATGTCGTCATCGTCGTACGTTCGAACGCAGAGGTTGACATGGCAATAGATCTGATTGAGAGATATGGCAAAGCGGCTGGTGCACAGCTCAACAGGCGGAAATCGGGAATTATGCACATTGGACGCGGGTTACCCGCGCAACCAGAAACCCGCATTAAGGTGCTTACAGAGTTGAAATGTTTGGGAGTAACGTACACTCAGAATATGCGCCGCACGATCGCTCTCAACTACAAACGCCTCTTGCACAATATCCGCGCCAGTATCCGACTACACACCTTACGGTCCCTCGATGCGCTGCAAAAGGTAGACTTCGTAAACACCTACCTGGTGTCGAAGATTATATATATAGCGCGAATATTTCCCATGCCGCGGGCGACAGCGGACAGACTCCAGGCAGTCTTCGGACATTacgtgaaccaaggacatctctttAAAGTAAGTAATGCGACGCTCACTCTCCCGCTGACAGCTGGCGGCCTCGGACTCATCAATGTATACGTCAAGGCCTTGGCTTTGTTCGTACGACTGACGCTATGGCATTGGAAACGCGACCATAACCGTCTGATCTCCTTCCTCCTGACGGAAATCGTGCCACCCAACCTGGACCCGCCGATCGCTATTCACCACATCCCACCAGCCTTGTGCCACTGCCGTACTTTTCTGCTCGACTACAGTTACCTGCGGAAGATGCTGCGTATTGACGACCTGCCCGCAGTCCGGAATGTGTACGGCACCCTCATGTTGCGACAGCGACGGAATGTGGTTGAAAGCAAGTATCCCCGGTACGACTGGACAGCGGTCTGGTGCAATATCCACCCCCCTAACTTACCGACGGCGGCGCGGGCCACGTGGTACTATTACGTGAATCGTAAATACCCAACGCAGTCACGTCTGCACCAGATTCATCTCGCGGCATCGCCGCTGTGCCCGACGTGCCAACTGCCAGATACGGACCTCCACCGGCTCGTTTGTGGGGCTGCAAAGGAAGTGTGGCAACTGCTTTGTCGCCTATTGGCCTTCATCCAACGCACGGCGCCGCACGCCATTTCAATGATGTCCCTACTCTGCCCTGATGATAACCCGTACCCACGAACGAAGAGACACGCAGTACATTGGTTAATGGGGGTAACTGTGTACTACCTATTTAGCACGTCGGATCATGACGTTGGCGAGTACAGATCATTCTTGGAGAACCAACACGCTATACTGAAGCGAACACAGACATACCGGAAACATTATGCCAATTTTCTTATTAAGGTGTTTGAAGACTTTCTGGTGAACCGTTGACGATAGGCATGAGCAGTTAGTCTATCTATCGCTGTACGGCGATGGTGGTATCTACACATGTCACAATTGTGTAAGGGTACAACAAGAATCCATGcatccttaataaaaaaaaaagaaaaaaaaaaaaaaagagagagagagagagagaaagaaaaaggacCTCTCCGAATTCACCGGTTATAAATTTGCATCGAGAAGACGGCCTAGCGTCCGGAAAGTCGGaaagtctaccccccccccccccctgtccacaGTGGACATACGTTCCGGAACGGAACCATATGATTTTGGCCCAGGAGGGGCATCTTAATTTgatgttaaaaaaacaaaaaaaaaactaaataaaataaactaaaaaaaagtggttaacaaaataaataaaaaaataaaaaaaagtggcaaataaaaaaaagtggttaaggcgaaaaaaaataaaaaaataaaaaaataaaaaaaaaagtcgtagagcaaaaaaaaaaaaaaaagttggttagagcgtcgtgctaataacgcgaaggtcgtgggttcgatccccccacgggccactagtcttttactactacgaaaaggcagcgccgatttcagcaggcgagtgtgatgaccaaaagatcatcaccctgcgtggaagttgacggaggatccgaacccgacttgtcgggaagcgctacagcattcactcggcaatggccataatatgttgaatacactggttctcaaccgataaagacaagatgaaagaaaatgtccgattgccgatttgtaacaactttggcccttgtcagtacttgggcgggtgagcgcatggggacacagggtactgttggcagttttacttcctattttttctttctcctttgttttcggagctacaacccgattcggtcatggacacgccaccgtgaaaggatgggggagtgctgtgtgcccatcgcctcgcctctccttacctctctcagtcgtttctcgtgcttgtcgttttgatataggccgatttgagagcgtcagctctcgcgtcagtcgagacaagtcgagacacactataggctggtctgcagcgagtaagaagggggaaaaaaacattaatttaagggcgcgtggcgaaagtactcatacgcgaaattaaaaagcctgttgcggtggccgggaatcgaacccggatcaactgcttggaaggcaactatgctgaccattacaccaccaccgcacaaggaagcgccccgacgccgcgctgtgtcggcttcccgcctgtcggcagcggccgaaggtgatcgtacctggcaggcgcatttcgaggtaggctaggggagaacatccagccgcattcggacggcgtatccgcgcacatttcgcatcctttggcaagagtcggtgccggcgccggcgatgcaagagtacgcagaggaccgcgttctggcggcattttttagcagtgcagtgcaggattcagcgtctgcagcatcttctcgacagaatgctacggcgcttgacggcagtcccactttcccttgagacatctgctcggcaagcagcgtgaagttactactggcccgagcatcggtggttcagtggacAGTCGGCCCTCGGCGGCCGTGGTGAGCGGACGTGTGTTGCTTACGTCGCCGCTGCGTTTGGCTGTTGTGGTGAGTGCCGCCCTTGCTGTACACAGTAACGTGTTATTGTGTGGAATATGTGTAGAATTCCAACATGAGTCAATTAACACGACGGGATACGCTGAAGTTTGTGTTTGATTCAAACTATGCCAGACCAAAATCGTTTGAATTAGAATCGTGGATTGAGGAAGTTTTGAAACGTTCTTTTGATGACATTCTTGGAGTCCATTTATCGATAGTTAGTAGCACTGCCTATATTAAGTTTAAATCTGCCGAAATCTGTGACCAAATCATTGAATCTTGTAGTGGTCGTTTGAAGTTTAAGCATTGTGATGGGAATGTTGGAGAGGTTCACGTGTCTCATGCAGGGTTTGGTGTCCGCACCGTTCGAATATTCGAACTACCGTTTGAAGTACCTGCGGAACACATCAACGCTGCTTTGGACAGTTATGGTAAGGTCATCAGCAATGTTGCCGAAAAGTGGTTGTCTTTTAAAGTCCCTGTTTTGAACGGTGTTCGTCAGGTCAAGATTGAGTTGAAGAGACACATCCCGTCATATATCACTATTTGTGGATACAGGGCGATCgttatgtacgacggtcaacctagAACTTGTGCAGGTTGTGGTGCCACTGATCACGTTCGCGCTCAGTGTATGCAGCGACGAGTGACGCAATTACCAGCTGGCGAAAGGACGGTAACTAACAGGATGTCGACGCTGCCTCTCACATATGTAGCGGCAGTCCGCTCGACCACGACCGCGGAGGTGCAACCTGACGTGGCCACAGATCCCAGGGCTTCGGACTCTGTCCTAGATACACCCATGGACACTTCCAGTCCGGAAGGCATCGCTGTTCCTACTACAGAAGTACCGGTGGCCAGTAGCATCTCGGCGGTTCCGTCTTTAGACAGCCACCACGAGGTTGCTCACTCCCAGGCAGACCACACTGGTCGCCACGTTAGCAGCAATATGGATCCCATTTCCGTTCAAAATGCACTTCCACCTGCACAGGACTCCTCTTCTACCTCGTCGGCTGCAGATCTTCAAAGCGTCGCAACCTCTCCCCAGAAACACAAGAAAAGGAGGATCGCCCACAAGGCTGCCGCCAACGCCGCACCACCTTTGCGCGAAAAAGGGGCGCAAATTGCCCGTTCCTTGCCTGACATCTCTCTTGACCGCCCCACTGAGCAGCCGCAGCATGAGACCCCACAGGTCTCGGACGTCTCCGTGCCCCACCCCGATGGTGCCGGCCATGTCGCTGCGAACGAGGGACAGACCCCTCGTGAGGACCTCCGAGATACCCCCGAACATCAGTCTCACAATGATCAGGGCTCAATTGGCGAGGTGGCCGCTGTTCATGTGGTCAGTTGGGCCGATGACACTGACGATGTACAAATGGACCAGAGCCTGTCTGTGGTAGGGCCATCTACAGGAATTTTACCCGCATTACCGGCCGGCGACTTAAGTAGGACACGACCTGTCTCCAACCACCCGACGGGGGACGATGATTACATATCTGATACCTACTAATGATTTTCATTTTCTGTGCTTCTGCATATCTAGTTTGGCTTTTTTTCTCTTTCTGCCAACATTTAGCGGTTCATGCAGTCCTACCAGGATTATAAGTTAGCCACACTTAACATCAATAGAATAACTTCTGTACCGAAGCTCTCAAGCTTTCGTGATTATTTATACAGCTGCGATGCTGATATTGTGATGTTGCAAGAGGTCGATGATCAATTTCAGCCTGACATTCCTGGCTACCAATTACTCAAAAACACCACCCAAGACAGTTCTTCAGGTACCGCTCTATTAACCAAAGTGGGCGTGGCCGTCTCCGACGTTGAACGACTTGAAAATGGCAGGGGTATAGCGTGCCTTATCAACGGCATTAGATTTgttaatgtatatgccccttccggGAATCAGAATAGAACGAGACGGGCTCAGTTCTTTGCAAATGACTTATTATATCTTTTACGCCGCAGCCGGGAGGAAGTGGTTGTcggaggcgattttaattgtgttttgaagCCTAAGGACCAATGGCCGAACTTTAATGGATGCGCCGCTCTCGGCGAAACAGTACGTCAATTGGAGCTGGAGGATACGTGGGAAATAACACACGGGGAACAACGGTGCTTCACATACCATACTGCACTAATGGCCAGCCGCCTCGACAGGATCTACGTGGGGAAAAACCTGCGTGAGCGGGTATCTTCCTCGGCAACGTGGCCCCTGTATTTTTCCGACCATTTAGCTTACCATTGTGTCATTCGTATGGCGCGCCAGCAAACTTTCCGTGGTCGGACAGGATGGAAACTTAACGTCAGTATTCTCAGGGAACAGGCGTTACGAGACCGTCTACTAGAAGCCtgggaaatttgtttacatcgacgaCCAACATTCCCATCGGTGACGCAGTGGTGGTGCCGTTGTGCAAAACCTCGGATTATTCGTTGTTTGAAGGCGTATAGTTCTGACAGGAGCCGGATGCAGAAAGAGgcgtttgaattttattttcgctGTCTCCGTGACTTGTATTCTGAAGCACATATCACGCAGGAAAAATTTCTTCAGATTCAACGGATCAAATCAAAGTTGACGCTCCTCAAACGCAGGCAAATGGAAGGCGTTAAAATCCGTTCGCGAGATGGCGCGGGCACTTCTGACGAACAACCATCCGCCTTCCACCTAGGAAAAGAGAAACGCCGCGCACGACAAAAATTGATTACCCGCTTACGAACCGAAGACGGTACCTTTGTGACGACCCAGGCTGAAATTAAGGAGTCTATAACGGACTACTACGGGCGACTATACAGGGCACAACCAGCCGATGATGCGGCAATCGCGGCGATGCATGCATATCTTCCGACAACGCTCGATGACGCCGACAGGCAATTCTTGATCAGTGATGTCACCGCGGTGGAGATTCGGGAGGCACTGAGCAGGGCTCAGGCCAACAAATCACCCGGCGTTGATGGTCTGCCGATTGAATTTTATAAGCAGTTCTGGGACCTCCTCGAACATTGTTTTGTTTGCATCTGCAATGAACTGCGCGCCGGCCAACAGTTACCAGATGGTTTCAATGACAGCCTTATCGTTCTGGTCCCAAAAGAATACCCCCATCAAGATATTGCCAAATTCCGCCCCATCTCCCTGTTGAACTCTGATTACAAGATTGTGGCCCGCGTCCTAGCAGGTAGACTTAAAAATGTCCTTGCAAAAATTATACATCACAGCCAGGCAGCAGCGGTCCCGGGCCGCACGATCTTTAAATGTCTTGCAGATTACAGGGAGCTCATTTCGTTTACTGCCATCACACGCCCGGAAGCAGCAATCTTGGCTTTAGATCAATGTCAGGCCTTTGATCGGATCCTGCATCGCTACCTcttccacaccatgaaccacttagGATTTGGTGACGGCTTTACTGCCATGGTCAGCAACATGTACACCTCGGCCACTTCTCCGATCATCGTCAATGGTCAATTCACCCGACGGATTCCGATTCAGCGGTCAATcagacagggctgtcccatgtccatGTGTCTCTTCGTGATCGCAATTGAGCCACTGGTAAGGATGCTGAATTGTAACCTTCAAGGTTTCAACCTGTATTCCAGCACCCTCAAATGCATTGCGTACGCCGACGATGTGGGTGTCATTGTGCGTTCGGAACAAGACCTCACGGCCGTTAGGAATAGTATCACCGATTACGAGCGAGCATCCGGTTCTCAGCTAAACTATGGAAAGACTTGCCTCCTGCCTATAGGCAGTGGATTTCGAACAGACGCCCCTTTGCCGTACAGAGGATGTGCGACTCTCAAACTTCTTGGTATCAAGATGAGCAGTTGCCCCCTACGGACAACGGTAGACAATTGGAAACATCTTTTGGCTATGTCTCGGGGCTGCTTACAGCATCATAAAGGCAGAGAACAGGACTTATTGCAGAGAGTTCATTTCGTTAATACCACAATTCTCTCGAAGATTTGGTATGTCGGACAAATACTTCCTGTGGTCGACAGTGTTGCAAGGAAAATTATGTCGGCAGTAGGTTGGTACATCTGGAGGGGTGACATCTTCAAGGtgggcatcaatgtcatcactctcCCACCTGACAAAGGCGGCCTCGGCCTGACGGATGTTCAAACGAAATGTAAGGCACTCTTGATCCGGCGTACACTGCAGCTCTGCCACGAATATCCTGACAGCGCGCTGAGTATGGCCATACGGACATTTCAGCCTCCGACTATGCACATCCCCATCAACCtacgggaaacacatttcaaagcaaACCACATTAGGATGTTTCTTTTAGAAAGCAGTTATCTCCAAACGAAATCGAGTGTCCCGCTACGTGAACTTACCACTGCCCACCTCTACCGGCTACTGAATGACACAGGCAGGGTCAACCGCATGGAACTGAAGTATCCCTCTAAAGACTGGGCTCTCGTCTGGAAGACTATACATAACAAAGTGCTAGATACCGGTATTCGATCACTGTGGTATAAAGTTGTTAATGAAACTCTACCTACAGCCGAAAAACTTCATAAAATACATTTGTCAGCTACTGACAAATGTAGGGAGTGCGGCCTTGTCGACACTTTGCAACACAGATTTGTTTGTGGTGCGAACAGTCTTATTTGGGAATGGTGTCGAATGACCATGGCTTCGATCTGCCGCACGGCACGACGGCACATCTCTCTTACGTCCGTGCTCCAACCCGACGATGCGTACTACCCCACAACCAAGGCAAACACCTGGACGTGGTTGGCTGGACACACACTATGTTACTTACTTGGCGCCCAGGAGAGGCGTTCATACCGGGACTACAGATTATACCTCGCCACACAGGCACAACTGCTACTGCAGGATGTCAGACATAGGCAAAAGTTTGCCAATTATATCTTAGCGCTCCGAATCACGACCCTGTAAACGAATTCAGTAAGTTTTCTTCCACGGCCACGTATCCATACACCttatcaaatataaataaaaaaaaaaactaaataactatattaaca carries:
- the LOC126234972 gene encoding polycystic kidney disease protein 1-like 3, whose protein sequence is MSTLPLTYVAAVRSTTTAEVQPDVATDPRASDSVLDTPMDTSSPEGIAVPTTEVPVASSISAVPSLDSHHEVAHSQADHTGRHVSSNMDPISVQNALPPAQDSSSTSSAADLQSVATSPQKHKKRRIAHKAAANAAPPLREKGAQIARSLPDISLDRPTEQPQHETPQVSDVSVPHPDGAGHVAANEGQTPREDLRDTPEHQSHNDQGSIGEVAAVHVIEPAIPPATNKSDVEPEDTTDQQQLTTTLSVTGDAQQPPQRDQHEEVAGKHRLHNKPRQQASGGNKQEKAVAKQQLTSGAQAAKRKSEQGSEQLPQRTRRHSATSAAGAATTQADDATYTDTAGGRAQQTDRPAETPWWKQEEDDPGPH